From a region of the Sporosarcina ureilytica genome:
- a CDS encoding ABC transporter ATP-binding protein: protein MSNPLLDVKDLVVQFKSSAATVNAVNGVNFSLNKKETIGIVGESGSGKSVTATAIMRLIPSPPGKIADGQIKFQDKDLVALTDKEMRQVRGNEIAMIFQDPMTSLNPVFTVGNQIVEAIRTHKDISKKDAKTEAIEMLKVVGIPEPTKRIDMYPHEFSGGMRQRVMIAIALSCNPKLLIADEPTTALDVTVQAQILELMKDLQEKNDTSIIMITHDLGVVWEMCDKVIVMYAGSTVESGTVEQIYANPKHPYTWGLLESQITSDIASEQELQTIPGSPPDLRRPVPGCSFSSRCPFAKDICHKEKPEVIEVEEGHRVSCHFQTKTNQLERKEGVFVE from the coding sequence ATGTCAAACCCACTATTAGATGTGAAAGATTTAGTTGTACAGTTTAAATCGTCCGCTGCGACTGTGAATGCGGTAAATGGCGTTAATTTTTCATTGAATAAGAAAGAAACAATCGGGATTGTAGGGGAATCTGGCTCTGGAAAGAGTGTGACAGCAACTGCAATTATGCGGCTTATCCCATCACCACCTGGAAAAATAGCGGACGGTCAAATTAAATTTCAAGATAAAGATTTAGTAGCTTTAACAGATAAGGAAATGCGACAAGTTAGAGGAAATGAAATCGCAATGATTTTCCAAGACCCGATGACGAGTTTGAATCCAGTCTTTACTGTTGGTAATCAAATTGTAGAAGCGATTCGTACACATAAAGATATATCTAAAAAAGATGCGAAAACAGAAGCAATTGAAATGCTTAAAGTAGTAGGAATACCTGAACCAACTAAACGAATTGACATGTATCCGCATGAGTTTTCAGGTGGGATGCGTCAGAGAGTTATGATTGCAATTGCGCTGTCTTGTAATCCGAAATTATTAATTGCTGATGAACCAACAACGGCTTTAGACGTTACAGTACAAGCTCAAATTCTTGAACTAATGAAAGATTTACAAGAGAAGAATGATACGTCCATTATTATGATCACTCACGATTTAGGCGTTGTTTGGGAAATGTGTGACAAAGTAATTGTCATGTACGCAGGTTCTACAGTGGAGTCAGGAACGGTGGAGCAAATTTACGCTAACCCAAAGCATCCATATACGTGGGGGTTATTAGAATCACAAATCACTTCTGATATCGCGTCAGAACAAGAGTTACAGACAATACCGGGTAGTCCCCCTGATTTACGTAGGCCAGTCCCTGGGTGTTCATTTTCGTCACGTTGTCCATTCGCTAAAGACATTTGTCATAAAGAAAAACCTGAAGTGATTGAAGTAGAAGAAGGTCATCGTGTATCCTGTCATTTTCAGACGAAGACAAATCAGTTGGAGAGAAAGGAGGGGGTATTCGTTGAATAA
- a CDS encoding ABC transporter permease: MQKAELHIQEELPKEAGFFKKLLKNKLAAIGLFILTSMVIVALFAPLIATHEPNSMNLVNTLSPPGTDGHILGTDNYGRDLFSRLVYGTQISLIVGVSAVLFGAVFGTFLGLVAGYFGGKIDSIIMRTMDGLFAFPFILLAITLMTVLGQGLVNVIIAIGIANIPEFARIVRGQVLSVKEEEFIEVTRSLGATHSRILFAHVLPNSFAPLIVYGTMSVAGAIISEAALSFLGLGVQPPTASWGSILKDGKDFLVLNPQMATFSGFAILITVLGINLFGDGLRDALDPKMKV, encoded by the coding sequence ATGCAGAAAGCTGAATTACATATTCAAGAAGAACTGCCAAAGGAAGCTGGTTTCTTCAAAAAACTATTAAAAAATAAATTAGCGGCTATCGGTCTATTTATACTTACAAGTATGGTTATCGTTGCGTTATTTGCTCCGCTGATTGCTACTCATGAGCCAAATAGTATGAATTTAGTGAACACGTTAAGTCCGCCAGGTACAGATGGTCATATTTTAGGTACGGATAATTATGGGCGTGACTTGTTCAGTAGATTAGTATATGGAACGCAAATTTCTCTAATCGTAGGTGTTTCAGCAGTTTTATTTGGGGCAGTTTTTGGAACTTTTCTCGGTTTAGTGGCAGGTTATTTTGGTGGGAAAATTGACTCTATTATTATGCGTACAATGGACGGATTGTTTGCATTTCCATTTATTTTATTAGCAATCACTTTAATGACCGTACTAGGTCAAGGATTGGTTAATGTAATTATTGCAATTGGAATTGCTAATATTCCGGAATTTGCCAGAATTGTAAGAGGACAAGTATTGAGTGTAAAGGAAGAAGAGTTTATCGAAGTGACTCGCTCTTTAGGAGCTACACATTCAAGAATACTATTTGCACACGTATTACCTAACAGTTTTGCTCCGCTGATTGTTTATGGAACGATGAGTGTTGCAGGCGCAATTATTTCTGAGGCAGCTTTAAGCTTTTTAGGTCTAGGTGTACAGCCTCCTACAGCATCATGGGGGAGTATTTTAAAAGATGGTAAAGACTTTTTAGTCCTGAATCCGCAAATGGCTACTTTTTCAGGCTTCGCGATATTAATTACAGTTTTAGGCATTAATTTATTTGGTGACGGGCTAAGGGATGCGCTTGATCCGAAAATGAAGGTGTAA
- a CDS encoding ABC transporter permease, with translation MGKYIFRRFLDLIPTLFVVATIVFIITRLIPGNPAAVMLGPTASVEDIEKLTAQLGLNDSYIVQFLNYLKGVIQGDFGMSLSYNQPVTTLILERFPNTLILAISALSIALLIGIPAGMIAASKQNSFVDYIVMLVSLVGVSMPIFWLGVMLVLYFSVNLGWLPATGMGSLDDGIVPFIKHLILPSIALATIPMATFARITRSSMLEVVSKEYIKTARAKGVREFIVITKHALKNALTPILTVLGMQVSGLLGGAVLTETIFSWPGMGRLIVDAIEKRDFVVVQGTVLFIAIIFVLINLLVDILYKVVNPRVNYESKGGEK, from the coding sequence TTGGGGAAATATATTTTTAGAAGATTTTTGGATTTAATTCCAACTTTATTTGTAGTAGCTACCATTGTTTTTATCATTACTCGTCTAATCCCCGGGAACCCGGCGGCAGTTATGTTGGGTCCAACGGCAAGTGTAGAAGATATTGAAAAGTTAACAGCTCAACTGGGATTAAATGATTCGTATATTGTCCAGTTTCTGAATTATTTAAAAGGCGTTATTCAAGGAGATTTTGGGATGTCGTTAAGTTATAACCAGCCAGTGACGACTTTGATTTTAGAACGATTCCCCAATACGCTCATTTTAGCAATTTCTGCATTATCGATAGCGCTATTAATCGGAATTCCTGCTGGTATGATTGCAGCATCAAAGCAAAACTCTTTTGTAGATTACATTGTGATGCTTGTTTCATTAGTAGGTGTTTCAATGCCGATTTTCTGGTTAGGTGTAATGCTCGTTCTTTACTTCAGTGTAAATTTAGGTTGGTTGCCTGCAACTGGTATGGGGTCGTTAGATGACGGGATTGTTCCATTTATCAAACATCTTATTTTACCGAGTATAGCCCTAGCGACTATTCCGATGGCTACTTTTGCTAGAATTACCCGCTCAAGTATGTTGGAAGTTGTTTCTAAAGAATATATTAAGACTGCTCGTGCGAAAGGTGTTCGAGAGTTTATTGTTATTACAAAACACGCACTAAAAAATGCATTGACTCCAATCCTTACGGTGTTAGGCATGCAAGTTTCTGGCTTATTAGGTGGGGCAGTTTTAACTGAAACAATTTTCAGTTGGCCTGGAATGGGGAGATTAATTGTTGATGCAATTGAGAAGCGTGACTTTGTCGTTGTACAAGGAACAGTTTTATTTATAGCAATTATTTTTGTACTTATTAATTTACTTGTAGATATTCTATACAAGGTAGTTAATCCACGAGTAAATTACGAGAGTAAAGGTGGTGAGAAATAA
- a CDS encoding ABC transporter substrate-binding protein: MRKLKVLFLLIIASVLLAACGGSEESTNNNDDSTQQPGEPREGGVLKIGLAANPQTLDPVKYTGVYESQVMRLVADTLVVYSKDLQEIEPSLATEWSVSDDLLVYTFKLRDDVYFQPGEYQDGRQMTAEDVKYSLERSANESVMNRLRGVTKVEVVDEFTVDVHLESPNAALFAVLTDAGNIIVPKEEVEGWGDDFGANLIGTGPFSIKNWQRDQQVDLERQDKYWGQKPLLDGVQLKVIADTNMMTNALRSGDIDIAMDVKGQNRELVKQDDKLELLTVPALSITYLDLNNMTGPTEDVKVREAIYKATNVDEIVLGANQWGGAERSYLPLPPGSWGYDKELEELVPTFNPEAAKALLTEAGYPDGFATELYVLESRVPYATIFQNQMKENLNIDVEIKVVEWGTYSDTVSKGNAPINIGGWSWYPDPYFFLYQLFHTDQIDALGNGKGYNNPEVDKLLNQALAETAVQEERAELYKEAMKLILNDFSRIELDAQESTAGINQKVQGFDVSPDNSIQIVHPNGTNVWLSE; the protein is encoded by the coding sequence ATGAGAAAACTTAAAGTATTATTTTTACTAATTATTGCTTCTGTATTGCTTGCCGCTTGTGGTGGAAGCGAAGAAAGCACTAACAACAATGACGACTCAACGCAACAACCAGGGGAACCGAGAGAGGGCGGCGTTCTAAAAATCGGATTGGCAGCCAATCCTCAAACCTTGGATCCAGTAAAATATACGGGTGTATATGAATCTCAAGTTATGCGTTTAGTAGCTGATACATTAGTTGTCTATAGTAAGGATCTTCAAGAAATTGAACCTTCTTTGGCTACTGAATGGAGTGTGTCAGATGATTTATTAGTTTACACATTTAAATTGCGAGACGATGTATATTTCCAACCTGGGGAATATCAAGATGGTCGCCAAATGACAGCTGAAGATGTGAAATACAGTTTAGAACGATCAGCAAATGAATCAGTCATGAATCGTTTACGTGGCGTGACAAAAGTAGAAGTTGTAGATGAATTTACTGTAGATGTTCATTTAGAAAGCCCTAACGCTGCATTATTTGCAGTATTAACGGATGCTGGAAATATCATCGTTCCAAAGGAAGAAGTTGAAGGATGGGGCGATGACTTCGGTGCAAATTTAATTGGTACAGGTCCATTTTCTATTAAAAATTGGCAACGTGACCAACAAGTTGATTTGGAGCGCCAAGATAAGTATTGGGGTCAAAAACCGCTTTTAGATGGTGTCCAATTAAAAGTAATTGCAGATACAAATATGATGACGAACGCATTACGTTCTGGCGATATTGATATTGCTATGGATGTTAAAGGACAAAATAGAGAACTAGTTAAACAGGATGACAAACTAGAATTATTAACTGTACCTGCTTTATCCATTACTTATTTAGATTTAAATAACATGACTGGTCCGACAGAAGACGTTAAAGTAAGAGAAGCTATTTACAAAGCAACAAATGTCGATGAGATTGTACTAGGAGCTAACCAATGGGGTGGAGCAGAACGTTCATACTTACCATTACCTCCAGGTTCATGGGGATATGACAAAGAGTTAGAAGAACTTGTCCCTACTTTCAATCCAGAAGCTGCAAAAGCTTTACTTACCGAAGCAGGCTATCCGGATGGTTTTGCAACTGAACTTTACGTCCTCGAGTCAAGAGTTCCATACGCAACAATTTTCCAAAATCAAATGAAAGAAAACCTAAATATTGATGTTGAAATTAAAGTTGTAGAGTGGGGCACTTATAGTGATACTGTATCAAAAGGTAACGCACCGATTAACATTGGTGGATGGTCATGGTATCCAGATCCATACTTCTTCCTTTACCAGTTGTTCCATACGGATCAAATCGACGCTTTAGGTAACGGAAAAGGCTATAATAACCCAGAAGTTGACAAGTTACTAAATCAAGCATTAGCTGAAACTGCTGTTCAAGAAGAACGTGCAGAATTGTATAAAGAAGCAATGAAATTAATCTTGAATGATTTTTCACGTATCGAGTTAGATGCACAAGAATCTACTGCAGGAATTAACCAAAAAGTTCAGGGCTTTGATGTATCACCAGACAACTCCATTCAAATTGTACATCCGAATGGAACAAATGTATGGTTAAGCGAATAA
- a CDS encoding AroM family protein: MNKKIAILTIGQSPRTDLQETIQDFISPPVTCIEMGALDALSLDEIHQLAPVNEHDPRLVTRLQSGDQVIVSAKLIQERMVHLVETCDKKEVDIIIIACTGHFPKFNTKIPIIYPDQVTLHWMHSIFSNQHLCIVVPHNEQKEMIKQKWIDSFNNLSIIACSPYEWNDNNAREIATFAEQQQCDVIVMDCIGYAEQMKRMIQAETNLPVILPRTLALSASQHI; this comes from the coding sequence ATGAATAAAAAAATAGCAATCTTAACTATCGGACAAAGTCCTCGCACAGACTTACAAGAAACGATACAAGACTTTATTTCACCTCCTGTCACTTGTATTGAAATGGGTGCCTTAGACGCCCTCTCTTTAGATGAAATACACCAACTCGCACCTGTAAATGAACACGATCCCAGACTCGTTACTCGCCTACAAAGCGGCGATCAAGTCATCGTAAGTGCAAAACTTATACAAGAAAGAATGGTACATTTAGTTGAAACTTGTGACAAAAAAGAAGTGGATATTATCATAATTGCTTGTACTGGTCATTTTCCTAAATTCAATACAAAGATACCTATTATTTATCCAGATCAAGTTACTTTACACTGGATGCATTCTATATTTTCAAATCAACACTTGTGTATTGTCGTTCCCCACAATGAACAAAAAGAAATGATTAAACAGAAATGGATTGACTCGTTTAACAACTTGTCAATTATCGCTTGCTCTCCGTATGAATGGAATGATAACAATGCCCGTGAAATTGCAACTTTCGCTGAACAACAGCAATGTGATGTTATCGTGATGGACTGTATCGGTTACGCTGAACAAATGAAGCGAATGATTCAAGCAGAAACAAACTTACCTGTTATTTTACCAAGAACGCTTGCACTATCCGCTTCCCAACATATATAA
- a CDS encoding aminopeptidase, with protein sequence MPLGTRTAIPSTGVFRSDAISGNLPSGEAFIAPIEKVTEGLIQITGSIADIGLIHEPMLLTIQKGRLIDATTEKGKELMHVLGREDGRLVCELGIGTNHAARLTGNILEDEKAYETVNIAFGSNHTFGGHIQTNVHIDASLHINH encoded by the coding sequence ATCCCTTTAGGGACACGAACAGCAATACCCAGTACAGGCGTATTTAGGAGTGACGCTATTTCTGGTAATTTACCTTCTGGAGAAGCGTTCATTGCCCCTATTGAAAAAGTGACTGAAGGATTAATTCAAATAACCGGATCTATTGCAGACATCGGGCTTATTCACGAACCAATGCTGTTAACAATCCAGAAAGGACGCCTCATCGATGCAACGACGGAAAAAGGTAAAGAATTAATGCATGTACTCGGTAGAGAAGACGGACGACTCGTATGCGAATTGGGGATTGGAACCAATCACGCAGCCCGATTGACGGGAAATATTTTAGAAGATGAAAAAGCGTATGAAACCGTTAACATTGCTTTCGGGTCAAACCATACGTTTGGGGGACACATTCAAACAAACGTTCACATTGATGCATCACTCCATATAAATCATTAA
- a CDS encoding DUF3100 domain-containing protein translates to MNLWKDWRLHAIILGIVIVAELIGTHKIAIGGGVVLLLPMLYAIVIGLGLYFTPLVKEKQSKNAENLVFLAVSLLIAKFGVTIGPSINTILEVGPALILQELGHLATLLIALPVAILLGMKRESIGMTHSVGREPNVALIMDKFGLNSPEGRGVMSIYIFGTIFGAVFLGLISGILATMLPIHPLSFAMASGVGSGSMMAAASGSLVSAFPHLEKDILALAGASNLISAATGLYVSIFIALPLTEKMYAFFMKLRNKKTKAEG, encoded by the coding sequence ATGAATTTGTGGAAAGATTGGCGCTTGCATGCCATTATTTTAGGAATTGTCATTGTCGCTGAATTAATAGGCACGCATAAAATCGCCATTGGTGGCGGCGTCGTTTTATTGTTACCGATGTTATACGCGATCGTTATCGGTCTAGGATTATATTTCACACCTCTTGTAAAAGAAAAACAATCGAAAAATGCTGAGAACCTTGTCTTCCTCGCGGTCAGCTTATTAATTGCTAAATTTGGTGTCACAATTGGACCTTCCATTAACACCATTTTAGAAGTTGGACCGGCATTGATTTTACAAGAACTTGGTCATTTAGCTACATTGTTAATCGCATTGCCAGTAGCCATTTTACTAGGGATGAAGCGAGAAAGTATTGGGATGACCCACTCCGTTGGAAGAGAGCCAAACGTTGCTTTAATTATGGACAAGTTTGGATTGAACTCTCCTGAAGGTCGAGGCGTTATGTCAATCTATATTTTTGGTACGATTTTTGGAGCCGTGTTTTTAGGATTGATTTCAGGAATCCTTGCAACGATGTTACCGATTCACCCGTTATCCTTTGCGATGGCTTCAGGCGTAGGAAGTGGCAGTATGATGGCTGCGGCGAGTGGGTCATTGGTATCCGCATTTCCACACCTTGAAAAGGACATACTTGCTTTAGCTGGTGCAAGTAACCTAATTTCAGCGGCGACCGGTTTATATGTAAGTATTTTTATTGCACTTCCTTTAACGGAGAAAATGTATGCATTCTTTATGAAGTTACGAAATAAAAAGACGAAGGCGGAGGGCTGA
- a CDS encoding beta-ketoacyl synthase N-terminal-like domain-containing protein, which produces MSDIVITGYGIKAPGVHDKSSFLHVLKNGICTQGIIKSDTPPHKNVVAGVIEDDFLEIDGRNYKRYPRFVRLAIAAAIDAAKMANLEDVKPHRIAVILGTAAGAILEIEQYAPQFHDLKTTPIQGVSYADSHTVSGSVAEVIGACGPAFTLSTGCTASLDAVSMGKLLLENGSVDVCIVGGTDAPLGQWTLNGFKKVSMLSTETAIDHAGVPFSKKHRGFVLSEGAGLIVLERKQFAEARGQKIYGKVERVISRNEGQKLLRSDHTGKHMLAVFQETVGNTTPTYVNSQALGIDSNDQIERYILLKTFESKVPITSIKGMIGHTFGAMGAMQIIASLLSMEYGFIPPTTKTKGDGFQDIPIVFETRPQAVHSVVITNHGSSGNNACLLLTQT; this is translated from the coding sequence TTGAGCGATATTGTAATTACAGGTTACGGGATAAAAGCCCCTGGTGTGCATGACAAATCAAGTTTTTTACATGTGTTAAAAAATGGAATATGTACACAGGGCATTATAAAGAGTGACACGCCGCCTCACAAGAATGTGGTTGCGGGCGTCATCGAAGACGACTTTCTAGAAATCGATGGGAGAAATTACAAACGGTATCCACGGTTTGTTAGATTGGCGATTGCCGCTGCAATCGATGCTGCTAAGATGGCGAATTTGGAGGATGTCAAACCACACCGTATTGCTGTCATTCTAGGAACAGCTGCGGGTGCCATTCTTGAAATTGAACAATATGCTCCCCAGTTTCACGATTTGAAAACAACTCCCATTCAAGGTGTTTCCTACGCCGACTCGCACACGGTGTCAGGTTCTGTCGCTGAAGTGATTGGTGCTTGTGGACCCGCCTTCACATTATCGACTGGATGTACCGCTAGTTTAGATGCGGTATCGATGGGGAAACTTCTCCTCGAGAATGGTAGTGTCGACGTTTGCATTGTGGGAGGAACAGATGCCCCTTTAGGCCAATGGACACTCAATGGCTTTAAGAAAGTAAGCATGCTCTCAACTGAAACGGCTATTGATCATGCGGGCGTCCCCTTTTCGAAAAAACATCGAGGGTTTGTTTTATCTGAAGGCGCTGGATTAATTGTGTTAGAGCGCAAACAATTCGCCGAAGCACGCGGTCAAAAGATATACGGGAAGGTTGAGCGTGTCATCTCTAGAAATGAAGGCCAAAAATTATTACGTTCGGATCATACGGGGAAGCATATGCTAGCTGTCTTTCAAGAAACAGTTGGAAATACAACGCCGACCTATGTAAACAGTCAGGCCCTTGGTATCGACAGCAACGATCAAATCGAACGATACATCCTTTTGAAAACATTCGAATCGAAGGTACCGATTACTTCTATAAAAGGAATGATTGGACATACCTTTGGTGCAATGGGGGCAATGCAAATCATCGCATCCCTCCTATCAATGGAATACGGGTTTATCCCACCTACGACAAAGACAAAAGGGGATGGATTTCAAGACATACCGATTGTTTTTGAAACGAGGCCTCAAGCTGTTCATTCCGTAGTCATCACAAATCACGGGAGCAGTGGGAATAACGCTTGTCTATTATTGACACAAACTTAG
- a CDS encoding EAL domain-containing protein, producing MFYIFLILLACIPIVVGITLLVLFEKNRLSKIIFLLLIMVAFWQLDIAFLYAHRLLEKETILFLFNLFRFGSIMITPTIFYIGYTIVQDILPKDLAKKWRLFINRPTVLLFYGIAFFVYIIGWSEKAIKRIELMNIGSSIFYFPVYGDLSWIFIFNIMLSIVSMTICLFISLHVPNKSIQSFLVYFTIFSAIGFAIGSLNMFPSARLYPSSIALLVYALTILILTSRMHLDIVNNMNRKLSEQKKFLFQVIDLNPNYIYAKDEFGRYTLVNQSYAQLMGKDIQEMIGNTYDEIQKNIDTEPQSKQESEEFQQKNQLLFKEESIKAASGEEKWVQTFKIPIHTHDSSTLLAVSTDITERKQFEDEIQFQANHDALTGLPNRRMFNEDLTNLLEKVKSEESQNAIVFLDLDRFKYINDTLGHDAGDLLLIEVSSRIKNLLKRKYPSAEIYRIGGDEFTILLPNATATDSEVFARDVLSEFNESFVLEDSNYFISPSIGISLFPNDGDDVNTLIKHADIAMYYVKARGKNDFQLFTPQMQQEFHRKVMIEKQLQTALVNEEFELYYQPIMDLKTNEMIGMESLIRWNNKTLGQVPPDEFISIAEETGLIIPIGHWVLNTAIEQNAHWQKTTNQPIYVSINVSVRQLLDPTFLEKLKNTIETTSLHPSQIVLEITESIAMYAETTIEKIAELKKLGITLSMDDFGTGYSSLSYLTKYPLDSLKIDKSFAINMHRNDENKAIIQTIIAIAKEFNLKVIAEGVEEQETCHFLAEIGCDYAQGYHFSPPLPASEFQEKWL from the coding sequence ATGTTTTATATTTTTTTAATTTTGTTAGCTTGTATTCCCATCGTTGTGGGAATTACGCTATTGGTTTTATTTGAGAAAAACAGACTCTCAAAAATTATATTTCTGCTACTAATCATGGTTGCGTTCTGGCAATTGGATATTGCTTTTTTGTATGCGCATCGTCTACTAGAAAAAGAGACCATTCTATTTTTATTTAATCTCTTTCGCTTTGGATCCATCATGATTACACCAACAATTTTTTATATAGGCTATACAATTGTTCAAGATATTTTGCCAAAAGATTTAGCTAAAAAGTGGCGGTTGTTCATCAATCGACCGACCGTACTTTTATTCTACGGAATCGCCTTCTTTGTTTACATCATTGGATGGAGCGAAAAGGCAATTAAACGAATTGAACTCATGAACATTGGTTCTAGTATCTTTTACTTTCCGGTTTACGGAGATTTGTCATGGATTTTTATTTTCAATATTATGCTCTCTATTGTTAGCATGACGATTTGTTTGTTCATTAGTCTACATGTACCAAATAAGAGTATACAATCATTTTTGGTTTATTTTACCATTTTTTCTGCCATTGGATTTGCAATTGGCTCTTTAAATATGTTTCCATCGGCAAGATTGTACCCAAGTTCGATTGCATTACTCGTTTATGCATTAACCATTTTAATTCTCACGAGTCGAATGCATCTTGATATCGTAAATAATATGAATAGGAAACTTTCAGAACAAAAGAAGTTTCTATTCCAAGTCATTGATTTAAACCCAAACTACATTTATGCCAAAGATGAGTTTGGCCGTTATACACTTGTCAATCAATCCTATGCCCAGTTAATGGGAAAAGACATTCAAGAGATGATTGGAAATACGTATGATGAGATACAAAAGAACATCGATACAGAGCCTCAGTCCAAGCAAGAGAGTGAAGAATTTCAGCAGAAAAATCAACTATTATTTAAAGAGGAATCCATTAAAGCCGCCTCTGGTGAAGAGAAATGGGTTCAAACTTTCAAAATCCCTATTCATACACATGACAGCTCAACGCTACTTGCTGTATCTACTGACATTACTGAACGAAAGCAATTTGAAGATGAAATTCAGTTCCAAGCCAATCATGATGCATTAACGGGATTGCCGAATCGAAGAATGTTCAATGAGGATTTAACGAACCTTCTAGAAAAAGTCAAATCCGAAGAAAGTCAAAATGCAATTGTGTTTCTTGATTTAGATCGATTTAAATACATCAATGATACACTCGGACATGATGCTGGTGACCTTTTATTAATAGAGGTGTCGAGTCGGATTAAAAACTTACTCAAAAGAAAGTATCCTAGTGCTGAAATTTATCGGATTGGCGGGGATGAGTTTACCATTTTACTTCCAAATGCTACTGCAACAGATAGTGAAGTCTTTGCCAGAGATGTCTTAAGCGAATTTAATGAGAGCTTTGTACTCGAGGACAGCAATTACTTTATTTCACCAAGTATTGGCATTAGCCTCTTTCCGAATGACGGAGATGACGTGAATACATTAATAAAACATGCAGATATCGCAATGTACTATGTTAAAGCAAGAGGAAAGAATGACTTCCAACTGTTCACGCCACAAATGCAGCAAGAATTCCACAGAAAAGTGATGATTGAAAAACAATTACAAACAGCACTTGTGAATGAAGAATTTGAACTGTATTATCAGCCTATCATGGATTTAAAAACAAATGAAATGATAGGAATGGAATCTCTTATACGTTGGAATAATAAAACACTTGGTCAAGTACCACCAGATGAGTTTATTTCAATTGCCGAAGAAACTGGTTTGATCATTCCAATCGGCCACTGGGTATTAAATACAGCTATCGAACAAAATGCACATTGGCAAAAAACTACCAATCAACCGATATATGTAAGCATTAATGTTTCCGTGAGACAGTTACTTGATCCAACTTTTCTAGAGAAGCTGAAAAATACGATAGAAACCACTTCGCTGCATCCATCCCAAATTGTGTTAGAAATTACGGAGAGTATTGCGATGTATGCAGAGACGACAATTGAAAAAATAGCTGAATTAAAAAAACTTGGGATTACGCTCTCCATGGATGACTTTGGAACAGGTTACTCATCACTTAGCTATTTGACCAAATACCCACTCGATTCATTGAAAATCGATAAATCATTTGCGATTAACATGCATCGAAACGATGAAAACAAAGCCATTATTCAAACGATTATTGCGATCGCTAAAGAATTCAATTTAAAAGTCATTGCTGAAGGCGTAGAAGAACAAGAAACGTGTCATTTCTTAGCTGAGATTGGCTGTGATTACGCACAAGGCTATCATTTCAGCCCGCCACTGCCTGCAAGTGAATTTCAAGAAAAATGGCTTTGA
- a CDS encoding DUF1659 domain-containing protein codes for MAATIEFKDAVGKVYFNGGMTEDGKLIRKSKTYRNIARHASAENLYNALEQLAQLSEYPFIGAEKVETSFVME; via the coding sequence ATGGCAGCAACAATCGAATTTAAAGATGCAGTTGGCAAGGTTTATTTTAACGGCGGGATGACAGAAGATGGAAAACTAATCCGTAAATCAAAGACATACCGCAACATTGCAAGACATGCCAGTGCGGAGAATTTGTACAACGCACTTGAGCAACTAGCACAACTTTCGGAGTACCCGTTCATCGGTGCAGAGAAAGTGGAAACATCTTTTGTCATGGAATAA
- a CDS encoding DUF2922 domain-containing protein, with the protein MAKTLQLNFNTANGKNVTLTVDEPRADLTAPAVEAAMQAIIASGVFEVDDYPLETAKSARIVERDVTDIIKA; encoded by the coding sequence ATGGCAAAAACACTCCAATTGAACTTTAATACAGCAAACGGCAAGAACGTTACACTAACGGTGGACGAGCCGCGTGCAGATTTAACGGCACCAGCTGTGGAAGCAGCGATGCAAGCAATCATCGCTTCGGGCGTGTTCGAAGTGGATGATTATCCACTTGAAACAGCAAAAAGCGCCCGAATCGTCGAGCGCGATGTCACGGATATCATCAAGGCATAA
- a CDS encoding YvrJ family protein: MEQWLQLIQDIGFPIFVSFYLLHRIETKLGAIHDALIGLKSE; this comes from the coding sequence ATGGAGCAATGGTTACAATTGATACAGGATATCGGTTTTCCGATTTTCGTATCGTTTTACCTATTACACCGGATCGAAACCAAACTTGGCGCGATTCATGATGCGTTAATTGGGTTGAAAAGTGAGTGA